Proteins from a genomic interval of Fusarium oxysporum Fo47 chromosome I, complete sequence:
- a CDS encoding Pyruvate/Phosphoenolpyruvate kinase-like domain-containing protein has protein sequence MSKSIVNSTPYPFQFNAPTLQKPGKAGQIVDVTGTLKNVRGKIPSVQASALRTMMLEAHNDPTKILAHCCSYDGLSSRLCEEAGFPMIFLAGYAVSSAYGLPDTGYIAMAEVCDKIQETVRQVSVPVMADGDTGYGSPLNVKRTVESYAHAGAAGIMIEDQTWPKRCGHTKGKSVVSRGEAYARIQAACDARDQGKDIFVLARTDALIHGWEEALSRAKEFKRIGVDAVFVEALPDREAMRRCVEEIGIPTFANIIEGGKTENLSAKDLAELGFCAVAYPWTLVAAKLKSIRETLEELKKSMTVGKPPMILSYSEVCEGVGFNKYWDLEERYKFKDDGLVTDPTNGHV, from the exons ATGTCCAAGTCCATCGTCAACAGCACCCCCTACCCCTTCCAGTTCAATGCACCAACCCTGCAAAAGCCTGGCAAGGCTGGACAGATCGTGGATGTAACGGGCACTCTGAAAAACGTCCGCGGCAAGATCCCATCCGTCCAGGCGTCAGCTCTCCGCACCATGATGCTCGAAGCCCATAATGACCCTACAAAGATCCTTGCCCACTGCTGCAGCTATGACGGTCTTTCATCACGGCTCTGCGAGGAAGCTGGTTTTCCAATGATCTTCCTCGCTGGATATGCTGTATCTAGTGCCTACGGTCTGCCTGACACTGGTTATATCGCAATGGCTGAGGTGTGCGATAAGATTCAGGAAACCGTGCGGCAGGTCTCTGTCCCTGTCATGGCAGATGGAGATACAGGCTACGGTAGCCCGCTCAACGTTAAAAGAACCGTGGAGAGTTATGCCCATGCCGGCGCCGCTGGAATCATGATTGAGGATCAAACCTGGCCAAAGC GCTGTGGTCATACCAAGGGAAAGTCTGTTGTCTCTCGTGGTGAGGCATATGCCCGTATTCAGGCGGCTTGCGACGCTCGAGATCAAGGCAAGGATATTTTCGTCCTTGCGAGAACCGACGCTCTGATCCACGGCTGGGAAGAGGCCTTGAGTCGTGCCAAAGAGTTCAAGAGAATCGGCGTCGATGCCGTTTTTGTTGAGGCCCTTCCCGATCGCGAGGCTATGCGGCGATGTGTAGAAGAGATTGGCATCCCCACATTTGCAAACA TCATTGAAGGAGGAAAGACCGAGAATCTGTCAGCGAAGGACCTCGCAGAACTAGGATTCTGTGCTGTGGCATACCCCTGGACTCTTGTTGCTGCTAAGCTCAAGAGTATTCGCGAGACCTTGGAAGAACTCAAGAAGAGTATGACCGTGGGAAAGCCGCCTATGATTCTTTCATACAGTGAAGTTTGCGAAGGTGTTGGATTCAATAAGTACTGGGATCTGGAGGAGAGGTATAAGTTCAAGGACGACGGTCTCGTTACTGACCCTACAAACGGCCATGTTTAG
- a CDS encoding major facilitator superfamily domain-containing protein, protein MMNHPESEHKMSLGAEELEHAAEHQDQQRVDVPEEANKRIKNTFDRRLLPIVCCLYILSYLDRGNIGNAKTAGAKGDLGLSDSEWAWVLNAFYICYVCFEWTSLFWKIFPASKYVAALCVCWGTAAMCAGAAQNLGGLIATRALLGVFEAAFGAGAPYFLSLFYRRDELGFRVSLLLGMSPLANCFASALAYGITHISGSLEPWRYLFIIEGAPTVAFSIVVWFFLADSPDRAKYLSEKDSTYAVERLQVRDRTKKTGVRWNQIFAGLADYQNYIHTVIHFCCNYSFAGLSNFLPTIVRDMGYSSVTAQGLTAPPYFLAFLCCVLAALVSDRYGKRGYVVSGSALIGFIGYLMLVVVQDESKRATRYAAIFLASCGVFPALCINITWLLNNQGGDSKKGAGLAILATFGQCSSFVSSVVFPSSDGPLYLRGTAIGCGLTGLISILALGLHFALERENKRRDRKYGPVDSDLAVDVTELGDKNKNFRYLT, encoded by the exons ATGATGAATCACCCAGAGTCTGAGCACAAGATGTCCTTGGGCGCAGAGGAACTTGAACATGCAGCAGagcaccaagaccagcaacGCGTTGACGTTCCCGAAGAGGCCAACAAGCGTATCAAGAATACA TTTGaccgccgtcttcttccCATCGTTTGCTGCCTATACATCCTATCCTATCTCGACCGAGGAAATATCGGCAACGCCAAAACTGCCGGTGCAAAGGGTGACCTAGGCCTCAGCGACTCTGAATGGGCCTGGGTCCTCAACGCGTTCTACATCTGCTACGTTTGCTTCGAGTGGACCAGCCTATTCTGGAAGATCTTCCCTGCGAGCAAATACGTCGCCGCGCTTTGCGTTTG TTGGGGAACGGCAGCCATGTGCGCTGGTGCCGCGCAGAACCTCGGCGGACTTATTGCTACCCGAGCGCTGCTTGGTGTATTCGAGGCTGCGTTTGGTGCTGGTGCACCGTACTTCCTGTCTTTGTTCTACCGTCGTGATGAGCTGGGCTTTCGTGTTTCTCTCCTACTTGGAATGTCGCCATTAGCCAATTGCTTCGCTTCTGCGTTGGCTTACGGAATCACCCATATCAGTGGCTCATTGGAGCCTTGGAGAtacctcttcatcatcg AGGGTGCCCCCACTGTAGCTTTCTCCATCGTCGTTTGGTTCTTCTTAGCAGATTCCCCAGACAGGGCCAAATACCTGTCTGAGAAAGATTCCACCTACGCTGTTGAGCGGCTCCAGGTTCGCGATCGCACCAAGAAGACTGGAGTACGCTGGAACCAAATATTTGCTGGCCTGGCAGACTACCAGAACTACATCCATACCGTCATTCATTTCTGCTGCAACTACTCTTTCGCCGGCCTTTCTAACTTTCTCCCGACAATTGTCCGCGATATGGGCTACTCATCCGTCACTGCACAGGGCCTCACTGCGCCGCCATACTTTCTAGCCTTCCTTTGCTGCGTACTGGCAGCTTTGGTGAGTGACAGGTATGGTAAGAGAGGATATGTTGTCAGCGGTAGCGCGCTCATTGGCTTTATTGGCTACCTCATGCTGGTCGTTGTTCAGGATGAGTCCAAGAGGGCAACCCGTTATGCCGCCATCTTTCTAGCATCCTGTGGAGTCTTCCCTGCGCTttgcatcaacatcacctGGCTGCTGAATAATCAAGGAGGAGACTCTAAGAAGGGTGCTGGACTAGCGATTCTAGCTACCTTTGGTCAATGCTCCTCCTTTGTTAGCAGTGTTGTTTTCCCCAGTTCTGACGG ACCTCTTTACCTTCGGGGTACCGCCATTGGCTGTGGACTAACCGGACTCATTTCTATTCTTGCATTAGGCCTGCACTTTGCTTTGGAACGTGAGAACAAGAGAAGAGACCGTAAATATGGCCCCGTCGATTCCGAtttggctgttgatgttaCGGAGCTTGGTGATAAGAACAAGAACTTTCGCTACCTCACATAG
- a CDS encoding GNAT domain-containing protein, whose amino-acid sequence MMETMAPLHHALPPLEVFFNAEDFQNLGMTPWFSYSVTLPERPIPSASDRPPLETEHLIIRPLTMKDLDAFHELRKRPDIQNHSTARGRATKDKDETERQLHSLVQDDQSHWWFGAFLKSTNELIGEGGLPDVLAMSSSISGWPEAEFLIKPEFCRQGYGTELWKAVMDSWWDLPRERRRHQLVPVVAPGKEPGDKMDECVVFQWEAGNEAAKNFFAKVLSQAPVAAQGGCESIDTRDGKEGNLITWAGTIICNPRPMPEEEDSD is encoded by the coding sequence ATGATGGAAACGATGGCACCTCTTCATCACGCTCTCCCCCCTCTCGAGGTCTTTTTCAATGCTGAGGATTTTCAGAATCTTGGCATGACGCCATGGTTCAGCTACTCGGTCACACTGCCGGAGCGACCCATTCCCAGCGCTTCGGACCGGCCCCCACTGGAGACTGAGCATCTTATTATCCGACCTCTCACAATGAAAGACCTGGATGCATTCCATGAGCTTCGGAAACGTCCTGACATTCAGAACCACTCAACAGCTCGCGGCCGAGCAACCAAAGACAAGGACGAGACAGAAAGACAACTCCATTCCCTGGTTCAGGATGACCAAAGCCACTGGTGGTTTGGCGCCTTTCTTAAATCGACCAATGAGCTCATAGGCGAGGGTGGCCTGCCAGACGTCCTAGCCATGTCCTCCTCGATCTCTGGTTGGCCTGAAGCCGAGTTCCTCATCAAACCAGAATTCTGCCGCCAGGGATACGGGACTGAACTCTGGAAGGCAGTCATGGATTCATGGTGGGATCTGCCCCGCGAGAGACGACGACACCAACTAGTTCCCGTCGTCGCACCCGGAAAAGAACCCGGCGACAAGATGGACGAGTGTGTTGTTTTCCAGTGGGAAGCAGGCAACGAAGCCGCCAAGAACTTCTTTGCAAAGGTCCTGTCACAAGCACCCGTTGCTGCACAAGGCGGCTGCGAGAGCATCGATACGCGAGATGGAAAGGAGGGCAATCTCATCACGTGGGCTGGTACAATCATTTGCAATCCTAGGCCAATgcctgaggaggaagactCTGATTAG
- a CDS encoding major facilitator superfamily domain-containing protein encodes MTATHRSENDLKPQGADPFGHEEIEVVNKQQHIEDAVQYDEAEARRILRKVDYRVVPLLTIMYLIAFIDRANIGNAKIAGMNDELGLTGRQYNIVLTVFFIPYALLEVPSNIILKLTRPSIWLPSIMLACGIVLTLMGIVQNFTGLTIARVFLGIPEAGFFPGATYLLTTWYLRYEVQTRTIFFYAGASLSGAFLGLLANGIQRMEGVAGLRGWRYALLLITIRIFILEGIAKVLVAVWLYFVLPDGPETAKFLTPEERRFLAWRMQAEMGINSDQAHEEKLDFQTVKSGLNDWRIYVAVIIFLANSVGIYAFSFTVPTVILELGYTAATAQLLTIPIYVCAMILATTLAVLPDRYKKRFPFLMVGLGVAAAGLISLLAIPRPGLPGLTYGFLFLAASGHYSFIVPSVCWLGNNLSPSSKRAVGMAVFMSLGNLGGIAGSNIFPEEEKPQYRTGYGCMQEDDGRFGYVSALLVEQLRSTPVRQVNIYISTDEVIRSQIGRPLLFNRSAKDLATEIENTAPDWSKRQEKVHLATNLDTFSAGLHGWVFFETRRRTKLVAYSFFNLHSIAYNIPPKLLNSEIGALNLPSPESHWRAETAEQWLAARKKDTFDEVSVQSAYKNLSTKANGRQSPALSSFGNYILIHRLVQQIFFARQSMILFDADDDAPLPPQAMERLESALCAWQRNWEATKDSSLDPLAPGGPLSFNATALFKLAYIRLHTDLGPYRRLETRDPGANDQWV; translated from the exons ATGACAGCCACCCACCGAAGCGAGAACGACTTGAAACCTCAAGGCGCAGATCCTTTTGGGCACGAGGAAATCGAAGTCGTTAACAAACAGCAACATATCGAGGATGCTGTCCAgtatgatgaagctgaagcgCGGCGAATATTGAGAAAGGTCGACTACCGCGTTGTGCCTTTACTGACCATCATGTACCTAATTGCTTTCATCGACAGAGCTAACA TCGGAAATGCCAAGATCGCTGGCATGAACGATGAGCTCGGGCTTACTGGACGCCAGTACAATATCGTACTTACTGTTTTCTTCATCCCATACGCTCTTTTGGAGGTTCCAAGCAATATCATACTCAAACTTACCAGGCCGAGCATCTGGCTACCGTCCATCATGCTTGCCTGTGGAATAGTTTTGACTCTCATGGGTATCGTCCAGAACTTCACTGGTTTGACGATTGCACGTGTCTTTCTCGGAATTCCCGAG GCCGGTTTCTTCCCAGGTGCAACGTATCTTCTCACCACGTGGTATCTACGGTATGAAGTTCAAACACGCACGATATTCTTTTATGCCGGCGCATCACTGTCAGGTGCCTTTTTAGGACTTTTGGCAAATGGAATCCAGCGAATGGAAGGCGTTGCTGGTCTGCGAGGATGGAGATA TGCACTGTTGCTCATTACCATTaggatcttcatcctcgaaGGTATTGCCAAGGTGCTAGTGGCCGTCTGGCTTTACTTTGTCTTACCAGACGGCCCAGAGACGGCAAAATTTCTTACTCCTGAGGAACGGCGGTTCCTCGCCTGGCGCATGCAAGCAGAGATGGGCATCAACTCCGACCAAGCTCACGAGGAAAAGCTGGATTTCCAGACAGTCAAGAGCGGTCTCAACGATTGGCGGATTTATGtagctgtt ATCATTTTCTTGGCCAACTCCGTGGGTATTTACGC GTTTTCGTTTACGGTACCGACCGTaattcttgagcttggatACACAGCAGCCACCGCG CAACTCCTGACAATTCCAATTTATGTTTGCGCCATGATACTTGCCACTACGCTAGCTGTGCTACCTGATCGATACAAAAAACGATTCCCTTTCCTCATGGTTGGCCTAGGCGTCGCGGCTGCAGGACTTATATCGCTTCTTGCTATTCCCAGACCAGGTTTACCTGGCCTCACCTATGGATTCCTATTTTTAGCAGCAAGCGGGCACTATTCATTTATAGTACCATCAGTTTGCTGGCTCG GAAATAACCTCAGTCCCTCGAGCAAGCGTGCGGTCGGAATGGCGGTCTTCATGTCTCTTGGAAACCTCGGCGGGATAGCTGGCAGCAACATCTTtccagaagaggaaaagCCGCAATATCGAACAGGATACGGCTGTAtgcaagaagatgatggcagGTTTGGATATGTCTCCGCTTTGCTCGTAGAACAGCTTCGTTCGACCCCAGTGAGGCAGGTCAACATATACATATCTACCGACGAGGTTATCCGTAGTCAGATTGGAAGGCCCCTCCTCTTCAATAGGTCCGCAAAAGACCTCGCGACTGAGATCGAGAATACGGCGCCAGATTGGAGTAAGCGCCAAGAAAAGGTCCATCTTGCCACGAATCTGGACACCTTCTCAGCTGGCCTCCATG GCTGGGTGTTCTTCGAAACAAGACGGCGAACAAAGCTTGTCGCGtacagcttcttcaaccttcacTCTATCGCCTACAACATCCCCCCCAAGCTCTTAAATTCTGAAATTGGAGCGCTGAACCTTCCAAGCCCTGAATCGCACTGGAGAGCCGAGACTGCTGAGCAGTGGCTAGCAGCACGTAAAAAGGATACATTCGATGAGGTATCTGTTCAATCAGCTTACAAGAACTTATCCACCAAGGCTAATGGCCGACAATCCCCCGCGCTATCGTCTTTTGGTAACTACATCTTGATACACCGTCTGGTGCAGCAAATATTTTTTGCTCGACAATCCATGATTCtcttcgatgctgatgatgatgctccGCTTCCACCGCAAGCTATGGAGAGGCTTGAATCTGCGTTATGTGCCTGGCAGCGGAATTGGGAAGCCACCAAGGACTCGTCACTAGACCCTTTAGCTCCGGGAGGACCGCTGAGTTTTAACGCCACAGCGCTGTTTAAATTAGCATATATACGCCTCCATACTGACCTTGGCCCTTATCGACGGCTCGAGACTCGTGACCCTGGGGCCAACGATCAATGGGTGTAA
- a CDS encoding major facilitator superfamily domain-containing protein — MSDKIDQVGGPRISQDENPKSEQQLVDPILERKVIRKVDRNLVPILFLLFLCAFIDRINIGNARIQGLEADLNMSGEDYNIALFTFFILYILLEVPCNILLKNMRPSLFLSAIMTGWGIVTICQGLTQSFAGLIVCRVIIGGLEAGFFPACVYLLSMYYCRHELQWRFNLFFSASIVAGAFSGLLAYAIAHMDGIAGYGGWRWIFIIEGAATVAIAIWSYWMIPDWPETARFLNDDERALLVDRLAADKKDTHMNTWDKRTAKRIFSDVKIYLGILMYMGIVTTSYSGSFFTPTILRQLGWTSIRAQIMSIPIFLFATVCALISAIASDKTRHRSGFILIGCLFTTVGYVILLNMMSVSVGIRYMALFFIVAGGYIAQPIVLVWVSNNMAGHYKLGVASAMQIGIGNVGGIIASNIFVTTQAPTYPLGFGLGLGLVWLCGLSSLVFLLYIRRENRLRDEGKRDHRYGLPEDERNNLGDDHPSFRFTY; from the exons atgTCGGACAAGATCGACCAAGTTGGCGGTCCGAGGATCAGCCAAGATGAGAACCCCAAGAGCGAACAACAGCTGGTCGATCCGATACTCGAGAGAAAGGTCATTCGGAAGGTTGACCGAAATCTCGTCcccattctcttcttgctctttctcTGCGCATTCATAGATCG AATCAACATCGGGAATGCTCGTATCCAAGGCTTGGAAGCCGACCTTAATATGTCAGGTGAAGATTACAACATCGCGCTGTTCACCTTCTTCATTCTTTACATCCTCCTTGAAGTACCGTGTAATATCCTACTCAAGAATATGAGACCGTCGCTGTTCCTCTCAGCTATCATGACAGGGTGGGGTATCGTCACGATCTGTCAAGGGCTCACCCAATCCTTCGCTGGACTGATCGTATGCCGCGTTATAATTGGtggtcttgaggctggctTCTTTCCGGCGTGTGTGTATCTCCTCAGCATGTACTACTGCCGACACGAGCTGCAGTGGCGtttcaacctcttcttctcagccagcATCGTCGCTGGAGCATTCAGTGGTCTGTTGGCCTATGCTATCGCTCACATGGACGGGATTGCTGGCTATGGTGGTTGGAGAtggatcttcatcatcgaagGTGCCGCTACCGTTGCTATTGCAATCTGGAGCTATTGGATGATCCCAGACTGGCCCGAGACTGCTAGATTTCTCAACGATGACGAACGAGCGCTGCTTGTCGACCGTCTTGCGGCGGATAAAAAGGATACTCACATGAATACGTGGGATAAGAGAACAGCAAAGAGAATCTTCTCGGACGTCAAGATATATCTCGG TATCTTGATGTACATGGGTATCGTCACTACCAGCTACTCCGGCTCCTTCTTCACCCCAACCATCCTCAGACAGCTGGGCTGGACGTCTATCCGCGCACAAATCATGTCGATCCCTATCTTTCTTTTCGCAACCGTGTGTGCACTTATTTCCGCTATCGCGAGCGACAAGACAAGGCATCGTTCAGGTTTTATCCTTATAGGCTGTCTTTTCACGACCGTCGGATATGTCATTCTGCTCAACATGATGTCTGTCAGCGTCGGGATACGATACATGGCCCTCTTCTTTATTGTCGCTGGTGGGTACATCGCCCAGCCAATCGTGTTGGTCTGGGTGAGCAACAACATGGCAGGCCATTACAAATTGGGTGTAGCTTCTGCAATGCAGATTGGTATTGGTAATGTTGGAGGGATCATTGCTAG CAATATCTTTGTCACGACTCAGGCGCCCACATATCCTCTAGGATTTGGCTTaggtcttggccttgtctgGCTCTGTGGACTCAGCTCTCTGGTATTTTTGTTATATATCAGACGAGAGAATAGGTTAAGAGATGAGGGTAAAAGGGACCACAGATACGGCTTGCCAGAGGACGAGAGAAATAACTTGGGGGATGACCATCCAAGCTTCCGCTTTACATATTAG
- a CDS encoding Endoribonuclease L-PSP/chorismate mutase-like protein: protein MYSDQQVISTKNAPSALGPYSQAIKTPTMIYTSGQIPLTPDGELVKGITEQTRQVAKNVQGVLEAAGSSLAKVVKTTVFISDMSYFVEINTEYEKWFSHKPARSCVAVKTLPKNVDVEIEVIALW, encoded by the exons ATGTATTCCGATCAGCAAGTAATCAGCACAAAGAATGCCCCCTCAG CACTCGGTCCCTAT TCACAAGCTATCAAGACACCCACTATGATTTATACTTCGGGTCAAATCCCACTCACCCCTGATGGTGAGCTTGTAAAGGGTATTACAGAGCAGACTCGGCAAGTTGCCAAGAATGTTCAAGGTGTCTTGGAAGCGGCTGGGTCATCTCTCGCAAAGGTTGTTAAGACTACCGTTTTTATCTCTGATATGTCTTACTTTGTT GAGATTAATACTGAGTATGAGAAATGGTTTTCCCATAAGCCTGCGCGCAGCTGCGTTGCGGTCAAAACTCTCCCTAAGAACGTGGATGTGGAGATTGAGGTTATAGCTCTTTGGTAA
- a CDS encoding putative allantoate permease, whose protein sequence is MGDKDPISTGSNADVGMGEIKQAGMGRDIAAELTAHFAHEPGYDRDEERRLRWKVDMRLVPILFMNITLPAIDKVTPSTGALYGLREDLNLKGDQCAWVGSAFYFGYLLWCFPSSQILQRLPIAKSMFAVMVCWGFVLIGAGFSQSFVPMIVVIRVLLGALEAPVAPGNFIIMTMWYTRDEQPVRAGLFYTGLATLFTGTLGWAVGFVHSDWAWRSFFWITGAITLIYAAIVGIFLPDNPVKAKFISQREKCVAIERLRADQLGIENKSFDRAHIIELLQDPKTYLMFFFHVWVSIPNGGLTNFAPLIIKGLGYSPQRSTLLMMPTGIIQTLSSYLCNFGVYLCIKRFPNLQLRGAFVIGGLVVGMIATVLLYTLPTDAFTSRLLALYWPYFYLGPYIVSLGMNSANTAGHTKKVTMNAVVFTAYCISNIIGPQFFKASQAPLYPLGMGAMLTSYILSIITISLYMLYCWKENRRRRMVDTSADQRVHVDTDFNDVTDQANIHFRYVW, encoded by the exons ATGGGCGACAAAGACCCAATCTCGACTGGTAGCAATGCCGACGTCGGCATGGGCGAAATCAAGCAAGCGGGCATGGGTCGTGATATTGCAGCCGAGTTGACAGCTCACTTCGCCCATGAGCCTGGATATGACCGCGACGAGGAGAGAAGGCTGCGATGGAAGGTCGACATGCGCCTGGTTCCTATACTCTTCATGAACATTACCCTTCCCGCCATAGACAAAGTGACGCCTTCGACGGGCGCGCTGTACGGTCTGCGAGAAGACCTCAATCTAAAAGGCGACCAATGTGCCTGGGTTGGGTCTGCTTTCTAC TTTGGTTACCTCCTTTGGTGCTTTCCCTCGTCCCAGATCCTTCAGCGCCTCCCCATCGCCAAATCCATGTTTGCGGTAATGGTATGCTGGGGCTTTGTCCTCATCGGCGCTGGATTCAGCCAGAGCTTTGTGCCCATGATTGTCGTCATCAGGGTTCTTCTTGGAGCTCTGGAGGCTCCTGTTGCGCCGGGTAACTTTATTATCATGACTATGTGGTACACGCGCGACGAGCAGCCGGTCAGAGCAGGCCTCTTCTACACTG GCCTTGCTACTCTCTTCACAGGAACACTTGGTTGGGCTGTAGGATTCGTACATTCCGACTGGGCCTGGCgtagcttcttctggatCACCGGAGCCATCACTCTCATCTACGCTGCTATAGTAGGCATCTTTCTCCCGGACAATCCcgtcaaggccaagttcaTATCGCAGCGAGAAAAGTGCGTTGCGATCGAGCGATTACGTGCAGACCAATTGGGAATTGAGAACAAGTCGTTCGACAGAGCACATATCATAGAACTGCTTCAGGACCCCAAGACATATctcatgttcttcttccatgtCTGGGTTTCTATCCCCAACGGTGGCCTCACCAACTTCGCGCCCCTTATCATCAAAGGTCTCGGCTACTCTCCCCAGAGGTCGACGCTGCTTATGATGCCAACTGGAATCATCCAAACCTTGAGTAGCTATCTCTGCAACTTTGGGGTTTACCTCTGCATCAAGCGCTTTCCCAACCTGCAACTTCGTGGCGCTTTCGTCATCGGCGGTCTTGTGGTTGGTATGATCGCAACTGTTCTACTCTATACTCTGCCCACAGATGCCTTTACGAGCAGGCTGCTAGCCCTATACTGGCCCTACTTCTACCTCGGTCCTTATATCG TCTCCCTTGGCATGAATAGTGCCAACACCGCTGGACACACCAAAAAGGTCACCATGAACGCAGTCGTCTTTACAGCATACTGCATCAGTAATATTATCGGCCCGCAGTTCTTTAAAGCATCGCAGGCTCCTCTCTACCCTCTGGGAATGGGTGCTATGTTGACCTCATATatcttaagtattattacGATATCTCTTTATATGCTGTACTGTTGGAAGGAAAACCGAAGACGACGGATGGTTGACACTAGTGCTGATCAACGGGTGCATGTCGACACTGACTTCAATGACGTTACCGATCAAGCAAATATCCACTTTAGATATGTCTGGTAG
- a CDS encoding aminotransferase: MGSLNKFPDKHINLQLGWPSPSLFPSKLLAEAAQETLLNPKMAAQTLVYGPDPGHEFVRTGTAQWLNRFYEPEAGDIEPGQLFITPGASAALAMLLTRFTSPNFTQFIWMIEPTYFLACPAFREAGFDGRLRGVPEDVEGLDIDFLRTGLTGAEAEAREYEDGIISDSAFARSSKLYRHIIYMVPTFSNPSAKVMSLRRREQVVRLARQFDCLIISDDVYDCLRWPHPNTTEGAQLPKSLPRLVDLDRLLPGGTDWGNAVSNGSFSKVVAPGVRVGWVEGSSLIVRELCRLGPVTSGGCQSQLSSMILGQMLISGKLEEHIQSTLIPVYQRRHRAMLESIDKYLLPLGFSISTTEMSDGDNTQGMLAGGFFLYLLFPTDSPPAEAVAIVALEGFNLLIAHGGMMCVAGDSGCAKRSKKGFGQGARLCWAWHDEADIAEGIQRLASAFEHSRTRLT; this comes from the exons ATGGGCTCGCTCAACAAGTTTCCCGACAAGCACATCAACCTCCAATTAGG ATGGCCTTCACCGTCCTTGTTTCCTTCAAAGCTTCTTGCAGAGGCGGCGCAGGAAACACTCCTCAACCCCAAGATGGCTGCCCAGACACTTGTATATGGTCCTGACCCTGGCCACGAATTTGTACGAACGGGAACCGCACAATGGTTGAACAGGTTCTACGAGCCCGAAGCCGGCGATATAGAGCCGGGACAACTGTTCATCACTCCTGGCGCCTCAGCGGCACTGGCTATGCTATTGACAAGATTCACTTCCCCCAATTTCACGCAATTCATCTGGATGATCGAGCCAACTTATTTTCTGGCGTGTCCAGCTTTCCGGGAGGCTGGCTTTGATGGTCGGCTGCGAGGGGTTCCAGAAGATGTAGAAGGGCTCGATATCGACTTTCTGAGAACCGGCCTCACTGgggctgaggctgaggccaGAGAGTATGAGGATGGAATCATCAGTGACTCAGCCTTTGCGCGAAGCTCTAAGCTATACAGGCATATCATCTATATGGTTCCTACCTTTAGCAACCCAAGTGCAAAGGTCATGTCTCTGCGGCGCCGTGAGCAAGTTGTGCGATTGGCTCGTCAGTTTGACTGCCTCATCATATCCGACGACGTCTACGACTGTCTTCGTTGGCCTCACCCAAACACCACAGAAGGCGCACAGCTACCAAAGTCTTTACCACGGTTGGTAGACCTGGATCGTCTGCTGCCTGGTGGAACAGATTGGGGTAACGCCGTAAGTAATGGATCCTTCTCCAAAGTTGTAGCACCGGGAGTAAGGGTTGGCTGGGTAGAAGGGTCTTCCCTCATCGTCAGAGAACTTTGCAGACTGGGCCCTGTAACATCAGGAGGCTGCCAGAGTCAGCTCTCATCCATGATTCTCGGACAGATGCTCATCTCGGGGAAGCTGGAGGAGCACATCCAGTCGACCCTCATTCCCGTATATCAGCGTCGACACCGTGCCATGCTTGAATCTATCGACAAGTACCTGCTCCCACTTGGGTTCAGTATTTCGACAACAGAGATGAGCGATGGCGATAATACGCAAGGAATGTTAGCCGGTGGTTTCTTTTTGTATCTACTATTCCCTACCGATTCACCGCCGGCTGAAGCTGTAGCCATTGTTGCCCTAGAAGGGTTCAACCTACTGATAGCGCATGGTGGTATGATGTGTGTAGCGGGAGACTCTGGCTGTGCAAAAAGAAGTAAGAAGGGCTTTGGCCAGGGTGCGAGATTGTGTTGGGCTTGGCACGATGAAGCCGACATTGCTGAGGGAATCCAGAGATTGGCTTCAGCTTTTGAGCACTCACGAACGCGTTTAACTTAG